The Streptomyces sp. V3I7 genome segment CGGGCGAGGCCCGGATCAGGGTCGGGCGAGGCCCGGACGAGGGCCGTACCAGGGCCGGACGAGGGCCGGACGAGGGCCGGACGAGGGCCGTACCAGGGCCAAAACCAGGCCGGATCAGGGCCGTACCCGGCCTGGTCGAGGCCCGGATCAAGGTCGGGCCAGGCCGGTCCAGGGCCGGATCAAGGTCGGGCCAGGCCGGTCCAGGGCCGGATCAGGGCGGGGCAACGGCCGGTCCAGGGCCGTACCGGGGCCGGGCTCGCGGGCCCTGAGCCGGGGGCGTCCGGCCCGAGCCGAACCAAAAGCCCCTAGTGGGTCAGCGCCAGCGCGGCCACCGACGCCGTCACCGCGCACACCGCCAGGACCGCGCCGGTCCCCATCAGCCGGGTGAGCGGCACCCGTACGCCGTGCGCGTGGCACCGCTCGAACCAGATCAGCGTGGCCAGGGAGGCCCACGGGGTGATCACCGGGCCCACGTTGGTGCCGATCAGCAGCGCGAGGAGCTGGTCGTGGTTGCCGACCGGGACGGCCGCCTCCCCGGCGAGATAGACGGGCAGGTTGTTCAGCACGTTCGACAGACCGCCGCCGACCGCCGCCGCGCGGAGCTGGCCCAGCAGACCACCGTCATGACCGACCGCCGACGCCAGCAGGCCGTGCAGACCGAGCGCGTTCACCGTCTCGACCACGAGGAACATCCCCGGCACCATCACCAGCAGCCGCCACGGCACGAGCGACAGCCGCAGCGCGGCCCGCTCACGGAACGCGAACGCCGTCACCGCGATCGCCGCCGCCGTCGCCGACGCCACCCACAGCGGTACGTCGGCCACCAGGATCGCGAGCAGGAACCCGGCGCACGCGAGCGCACAGGCACGGAACAGCACCGGGTCGCCGGGCCGGTGCGCAGCGGGCGGCACATAGCGGTCCGCGGTGTCGGGCCGTACGTCCCGGGAATGAGCGGCGCCCGGCCCCGAGGCCGTCGTGCGCACCAGGTCGGGCACGGCCGCACCCGCGGCGTCCCCCTCGCCGCGCTTCCCACGCCGCCAGAAGAACACCCACAGACACCCCATCGTCACCACGAGAGCGGCGAGTTGGGGCGCCCACATCCGGCCGGCCATGCCCACCGGCGACAGTGCCACCCGGTTCGCCGCCAGCAGGTTCGTCAGATTGGAGACCGGCAGCAGCAGGCTCGCCGTGTTCGCCAGCCACACCGTCGTCATCGCCA includes the following:
- a CDS encoding SLC13 family permease — encoded protein: MRALLRLHVLDRVAIGLLAVGVACVATGLLPTGAASGAMTRIAPLLAFLGTVIVLAELTSRAEVFDVVAARVARAGRGSYAMLFLLCVAFASVTTVALNLDTTAVLLTPVMLALAARVGIAPVPLAMTTVWLANTASLLLPVSNLTNLLAANRVALSPVGMAGRMWAPQLAALVVTMGCLWVFFWRRGKRGEGDAAGAAVPDLVRTTASGPGAAHSRDVRPDTADRYVPPAAHRPGDPVLFRACALACAGFLLAILVADVPLWVASATAAAIAVTAFAFRERAALRLSLVPWRLLVMVPGMFLVVETVNALGLHGLLASAVGHDGGLLGQLRAAAVGGGLSNVLNNLPVYLAGEAAVPVGNHDQLLALLIGTNVGPVITPWASLATLIWFERCHAHGVRVPLTRLMGTGAVLAVCAVTASVAALALTH